The sequence below is a genomic window from Candidatus Kapaibacterium sp..
AGATGAAGTTCGTAAATATAATACAAATCCACTTAACCCTGACACTGATGGAGACGGTTTGAGTGATGGTGACGAAGTTCTTGTCCATAAGACTGACCCTCTGAACATTGATACTGATGGCGATGGTTTGCGTGACGGACTTGAAGTTCTGACTTACAAAACTGACCCACTCAAACCCGATACTGATAATGATAAGCTCACAGACGGTTATGAAGTATTTCAGTCGCATACTGACCCACTCAATCCCGATACTGACGGTGATGGTATTATTGACGGCGAAGATAAATGTCCCCTTACGCCGGGTGTTGCAAATACAGAAGAACCGGAAAGACACGGTTGCCCACCTGCACCAAAAATAGGGACTAAGACAGACTTCCCTGACATATTATTCATCGTGAATACAGATGAATTTAATTATGATATGCCGGGAACTGCTCCGAGTTTGGCTAAATTACTTGACTACGTAACACAATGCGAAGGTTTGCAAATCAGACTTGAAGGTCATGCTTCGAAAGAAGGTTCAGCAAAACGTAATCAAGAACTTTCGGACATGAGAGCAAAACGCGTTCGTGCATGGTTGATTGAGCAAGGTGTGTCTTCTGACCAAATTCGCGGTACTATTGGTTATGGTTCATCGCAAGAAAAAGTACCTGAACCAACAGGTAATGCTTTGAAAAATATATCGAAAGATGAATTGGAAGCTATCAGAAAGCAAAATCGCCGTATTACAGTCGAAATTGTAAGAACTTGCGACGAAGGTAAAAAGAAATAACATTATTTCTGATTGATAATATAAAGAGGCTATCTCAAAAGGATAGCCTCTTTTTTTTTATAATTCTCAACTCCGCTTTCTTGTCCTGACAGTTGTTACAAAGACAGGACGAGGATTATAAAAGACGTCCGATAACAGCTTTAAATTAATTAAGATTGACTTGGTGGATGCATATCGTCAGGTGTAACATCTGACGGGACAAAAATCCCTATGTCACAAATTTCCAACATCAATTTTCCATATTGTATGTTCGTTTATTGCTAACAGAAAAAAGCTTTTCGAGATATGCAAATGGTATTTTCGCCATTTTGAGCCGAAGCGATGAATCAAGGTTTCATTTTAAACATGGATTCCTCCTTTTTTTCAAAATTGCAAGGGACTTTTTGGTGCGCAAGTTTAAGTCCCTGAATTATTTTTATGTTGCTTAACTTATATAGTTTACAAATAGAAAGCTAGTAATAAATATAATAGTTTAAGATTTTATTCGTAGTGCTTTCTGATTTAAAACAAGGAAGTAATTAATTATGTTTAGATTATTATTACTAATAATTTTTCTCTGTACAGTAATAAACTCCTATGCTCAATGGGTGAGAGTAGAGCAATTGCCGCAGATTTATTTTACCGGTATTGCTCTTAATAATGAAACAATATTTGTAGCAGCAGACACATGCATTATTTTCAAAAGCACCGACAAGGGGAAAAATTGGCAAAGTATAAACTTTGACTATAATGAAGCCGGAGCTTCAACAATCGCATATCTGAATGGTAAAATCTATGTGGGAACAAATGCCCATGGCGTTTATGTCAGTACTGATAAGGGTAATTCATGGAATAATAAAGGTCCCTCAATGATGCCTGTCTCGGGTTTTTCAGAATTTAAAGGTAAAATTTATTGCTCAACTTTGGGAGACGGTGTTTTTGTTGAGTCAACAAGCTCTTGGGTGCGAATGAATAACGAATTACCCACCTATTCCCAACAAATATACACAATGACTTCGACTCCTAATAATTTACTTATATCAGCAGGGTCTAACGGTGTTTGGTACAGATACGATTTTGAAATTGGTAAATGGATTGAAGGGTATTTTTACGAGGGTTTATCTCCCGGAATGGAAATCTGGAAGATGATTTATGATAACGGTAGCTGTTACGCTTCAGCACGAAATAGAATATTTTCGAGTACAAATGATGGTGAAAAATGGGTCCAAGATATTGTGGGTACAAAAAATGGTACAGACAGGATAATGTACGCCGGAAAAGAACATATATACGCACTCACAAATTCAAACATGGTTGGTGTCTGGATTCAGAAGCGTTATAAGAATTTGCCAGCCGGCTCCTCATGGAGCAACGATGAGGAGTTTGTTAGTGGCATTTACGCTTTCGACATCCTCGAATACGACGACATGCTTTTCCTTGCAACCGACAGAGGACTTTATATAAAGCACTTAAGCAATACTCATGTTGACTATGAAAATTCAAGCCAGGTTGAAATTTTTCCCAATCCGACTTCAGACGGTTTTGTTCAAATCAGGAATTCAGAAATAATTAGTAAATATGAAATTTTCGATTTAGCAGGTAGAATTATCCATAAAGAAAACATCAATGATAATGAGCTTGTTCTTTCTTTAGACCTCGATTCGGGATTATATTACGTATCCATAAATTGTTTAAACGGACAAAATTTTTATATCCCTCTATTAGTTGTTAAATACTGATATATTCACTAAATATTGGTCATATATGGTAAACATCATGCGACTGCAATAACATTTTTACTCGTACGTGCCTTTTCTTATGAAAAATCAATGTATCATGATTAAAACAAATCATGCATCAAACTCTTCCGGGGATGTAGGTATTTCATATTTTCAAAAAAGTACAGATGAGAAACCAACTAAGGTTTTAGCTTATTTTAGTTCATTTTAGGGTATGGTAAGATGTATGCTTATATGAAAAAAAGCTTATTAATTGTTCTGATTATACTCTTCCTATCCTCCGTTTACGGTCGTACACAGGTACTGTTTATAAATGAAATCATGTCGTCCAACAACAAATTCTACTTTGACGAAGACGGAGATGATAGTGATTGGATTGAAATTTACAACAATTCCGGCGAGCCTGTCAATTTGGAGGGATATTGCTTGTCTGATAAATCTAAACAACTTTGTCGCTGGTCATTCCCGGATACTTCAATTCAGGCTTACCACTATCTAATTGTATTCGCATCGAACAAGAATCGGGCTGAAATAGGCAAAGAGTTGCATACGAATTTTGCAATTGCCAAAGCAGGTGAGGATATTTTTCTCAGTTATGGCGGAGAAATAGTACACATGCTGCCCGCAAAGGAACTTGAAACTAACACGAGCTATGGGCTCTTCCCCGATGGTAATAGCCAAAGCTTTGTTTTTGTAAACCCAACTCCAGGCGAAGCCAATTTTTACCAAGATTCAAATGAACAATTGCAATTTTCGCACGAAGGTGGGATTTACGAGAATACTTTTAATCTGGAAATTATCAACCCTAATCCCGAAAAAAGGATATTTTATACCACTGACGGTAGCACTCCTACTGCAGAATCATTATTATACGAATCCGCTCTGGTACTCGATTCTTCCTTTCATTCACAGCGAAACATATCCCAAATTTTGATTACACCGCCTTCGGAGCACCAAGCACCTGACATTTCGGATGTCCCAAAGGCAATAATCATCAAAGCTGCATATTTTGACGAAAATGGCGACATGATTAGCGATGTTACAACTCATTCGTACTTTTTCAAATCCTTAGGTATAAATCATAATAGCCTTCCAATAATCTCGATATCAGCGGATTATGATGATTTATTCGATGAGAGCATCGGAATTTTAGTTCCGGGTGTTAATTGGGATTCAACTAATCCATTTTTGTCCGGAAATTATATGTTAAGAGGTGATACTTGGGAACGAGAAGCATATGCCGAATTTTATGAATCAAATAATCAAATAGGATTTAAGCAAAAGGTAGGTCTAAGAACGCATGGCACTTCTACACGTCGGAATCCACAAAAAGGTCTCAAAATCTATGCAAGGAGCAAATATGGTTTGTCTAAATTCAATTACAAGTTATTCGATGATAGAAAAACTGATATTTTCAATACTCTTATTTTTAAACCGTTTACAGCCTCATGGAATTTTGCGGGTGCTGAGGATTACATTTGCAATAAAATAGTCGCCGGGCTGGATGTTGATGGTGTAGCATCGCGACCTGCTATATTGTATCTCAATGGAGAATACTGGGGTATTTATTATATTTCAGAAAGAATTGATGAAGAATATTTAGAAACATATCACGATATTGACCCCAATAATGTTGATATCATTGGCGATTGGCAGGGTACTCCGAATTGCGGAGACAATACTGATTATCTGGAGATGTATGAATTTGTCAAAAATAATGATTTTTCCGTTTACGTAAATTATAATGAAATCAGTAAACTAATTGATATTAACAATTTTATTGATTATCAGATTTTCCAGATATATGTCGCAAATTACGATTGGCCCGCAAATAATTTCAGATGCTGGCGTTCAAAAACTCCCGGTAGCAAGTGGAGATTTGCTTTCTATGATGGTGATGCTTGTTTGATGAACTACAAACTTGACATGTTCGAACGTTCAACAGACACAACAACTACACATGGACCAACTCATATCGGTGCTACATTGATTTTCAGGAAATTGATGGAAAATGAGATGTTTTGCAATAAGTTTTTCGCTCGAATGGAAGATGTTTTAAATCAATTTTTATATTATCAAAATACCTTTGTTTTTTATAATATTGCATATCAATTTTTAGAACCTGAAATCACAACACTCATCAACCGATTTTCAATCTCCCATCATTACGTATATTGGATATATATTATGGATGTAATAAATGAATTTTTAGAGAAAAGAAGTTGTACCATATTAGAGCAGGTTTACTCAAAATATGGAATTGAGCTTGATATTAATGGATGTGTTCCCATTTCAGTTGACCCCGGAGGTGGGCTGGACAAAAATCCCGGATTTTCCCCCAATCCATCTAATGGCAACTTCAGGGTTGATTTTACGCCCAATTTTTCAGGCAAATATGACTTTTTTCTAATTAATTTATTTGGAGAAAAGATTAATTTAGAAAGCAGATATTTAAAGAAAAAGTTAACATATACTAACTTGTACAGAGTATCTTTATCACCCGGAATTTATTATATTGTAATCCAAGGCGATAAGGAGTATCGTTCAGGGAAAATAATTATAATCAATTATTAAAATTAAATCTATTCTTTCTCGGCAATATAGATATAAACCACTCCGAATTGTAATTTAGTAAAATTGATGTTTTTCAGTTCGGGTGACGTTTGCATAATTTCCACGAAACGCTTTCCGTATGGGAACTCAAGCGATGTTTGCGGCAAATATGTATAAGCATCAGGGTGTTTAGTCAGTATTTTGCCGATTTCGGGCATAATGTGCTTGGCGTAAAACTTATAGACGCCATAAAATCCTGCATCCGGCGTACCAAATTCCATTATCCCCAATTTGCCGCCACTTTTGAGCACGCGTGTCATTTCGGCTATGGCTTTTTCGATTTCGGGAATGTTCCGAATACCGAATGTCATTGTAACATAATCGAATGTTTCTGTCGGCAATTCGAGCTTTGTGGCATCACCAATTTTGAATTCGATGCAATCAAATGAATTTCGCGAATTTGCTACTTCAATCATTTCTTCAGAAAAATCTACTCCTGTGATTGAGCAATCATGTTTCAGTGCCTTTGCGAATGCGAAAGGGAGGTCTCCGGTGCCGGTTGCTACATCAAGGATTGCATTACCGGGCGTGGGTTCGAGCTGCTTTATGAAATATTTTTTCCAGCTGCGGTGTCTCCCAAACGAGAGTATATTATTGGCGGTATCGTACTTTTTTGCGATTTCGTCAAACATTTTTTTAATCTGTTCGCTCTTTTCAGTTTTCATTTTAGTATAATTTTAGCTATATTTAAAATATATATGACACTAAGTCCCGAAAATATATTGTTAATTGGTTCGATTTTACTGTTCATCAGTATTTTTGCGAGCAAGACATCGGGCAAATTCGGGATACCGTCTTTGCTCATTTTTCTAATCGTAGGTATGTTAGCCGGTTCAGAAGGTATTGGCAACATTCATTATGATGACCCGGGAGTAACGCAGTTCCTGGGTGCACTTGCGTTAGCATTCATAATATTTTCCGGTGGGCTTGATACTAAGTACAGTAGCATCCGAAGTATTGTTTCAAAGGGAATTCTGCTTTCAACTTTGGGCGTTATCATTACTGCCGTTGTAGTTGGCTTGTTCACACATTTTGTTCTCGGATTCCCCATGTATAAAGCGATGCTTCTTGGGGCAATAATTTCATCTACTGATGCCGCCGCTGTATTTTCAATTCTTCGCTACAAAGGTGTAGATTTAAAATACAATTTGCGACCCACGCTCGAACTCGAATCCGGAAGTAATGACCCGATGGCTTATGTGTTGATGCTGACTATAATCAAGTTGATTACCGTGCCTGATTTGTCCATGGGTGATATGTTCGTTTTTCTAATCATCCAATTTACTTTGGGTGCGGCAATCGGTTATGTAATGGGCAAAATGATGATTACCATAATTAACAAAATCCGGTTAGATAGTGACGGGCTCTATCCGGTATTGCTCATATGTCTGATGGTTTTCACATATGCCGTGACAAATTATATCGGTGGCAATGCTTTTCTGGCGGTCTATATTGCCGGAATAGTGCTCGGCAATGCGAATTTCATCTACAAAAAGACGCTGATGAAATATTTCGAAGGCATAGCTTGGCTTTGGCAAATCATTTTGTTCCTTGCATTGGGTTTGCTCGTTTTTCCATCAGAAGTTTTGCCGTGGATTGGAACAGGGGTTTTGATTTCGCTTGTCTTAATTTTCGTAGCCCGCCCGATAGCCGTGTTCTTGTCACTTACATTTACTAAGTCAATTTTTCGTGAAAAGCTCTTTTTGTCATGGGTTGGGCTTCGTGGAGCAGTGCCGATTGTTTTTGCTACATATCCTCTTTTGCTCGGCATCGAATACGCAACGGAGATATTCAATATAGTATTTTTCATTGTTATTATTTCGATTTTGTTGCAAGGCACAACGCTGACTTGGGTGGCGAAGTTGCTCGGGGTGCAGGGCGAGAGCGTCAAAAAGAAAGAAAGCCCCTTTTCTGTGGAATTATCGGAAAACGTTGTGAGCGAGCCATTAGAATACGTTATCGGAGAGACGAGCAAAGCAAATGGTAAAAAAATATCCGATTTACATTTGCCCAAAAGCACCTTAATAGTTTTGATATATCGTGACGGCAATTATGTAACTCCACGCGGCAGCACTATAATTCACTCAGGAGATATACTATTTATCATGACTGACGAGCTAAATGCAGTTCCCCAACTTGATGCTTGTCTTAAGAATTGATTGAGTTGAAATAATTTTCAAGTACTTTGAAGCGGTAGTCGAAAATTTGCTCCAATTTCTTACGTACAAAGATTGAGTGGGCGATTCGTCCCAAAATCCCGAAAGGCAAACCATAATAAACTGTATCTTCCATAATCACACCTTCGTCTGTAAGTTTGAATTTATGTGTATGATGCCAAAATTTATAAGGTCCGAATCGTTGCTCATCAACAAAATAATTTAGCCTATCGAGGTGAGTTATTTCAGTCACCCAATTGACCGGCAATCCGGCTATAGGAGAAATTTTGTATGTGATCACCAATCCGGCGTACACTTCTGTTGGCAATTCGCTCGTAACAATAAAACCCATATCCTTCGGCGTGATTTCTTTTAGATTAGTCGGGTTGGAAAAGAAGTCCCATACAAAGTTAATGTCATGCTTAATCAACTGCTTTCTATTTAATCTGTAAATTTTCATTATATTTAAATATTGTAGATAAAATTTTCTTTACTAAAAACACATGAAATATAGAATAGTATTCAACGTTTTTATTTTAGATGAATGGCGCAATTCAAATATCGAAAAAATTCTTTCACAGATTATTAGTATTTTCTGTGATTTTGTCAATGCTGTCAACACTTTCTGTTGATTTGTGGCATTCGCATAATCACGATGGCGACGACAATTGTGCCCATTCAACTTGTTGCGATTCACATTCCAACAGTCCCGATGATTCGGGCGGCACTTTAAATCAAGGGAAATGGATAGAGTCTCATTCTAATGATTGTTTGCTTTGCTTGGCAGTTAAGTTCCAATTTGCGAAATATTTCCAATCTAATGATACACCAAAAAATTTAATCGAAGAAAATTTTACTTTTTCATCAGAATTTGCCAATCCAACGATTAAACAAAATCATATAAATAGTGGCAGAGCTCCACCCTTAGCTTAAAATATTATTATAGAAATTTAAATTAGCAATTTTAATTCAAATAGATTGTAAGCCTATAAATAGTAATGGTTTACATGCTTATATATTATATTATTTCAATCAAAGGAAAATAAAATGAAAAATATTTCAATGTTAATTCTCGCTCTTTCAGTTCTGATATTTTTAAACAACTGCTCAGATGATACCCATTCACCCGCAGACCATTTCGACCCCGAAGGTTGGGTATTCATTGACGAAACGGGTGCAAGATTTATGCAGATTTATCAAGGGAAATTCAAATCCGGCTCGGATGAGGAATTCATAGTGCCTTATGAAAACGATACAGACCATTATAAGATTAAATTTTTAGACAAAAACGGTAAGGAAATAGACCCACCCACTTCTGAAGATTACACTCTTTCTTGGGAAATCAAAGACGGTAGCAAATTAAAATTGGAGCAGCATGACGGCGAAGAATGGGAATTCCATCTCGAAGGCTTGAAACTCGGCGAAACTGAAATCCAATTCCATGTCTATCATGACGGACATTCTGACGTAAGGTCGGGATTTATTAAAGTAAAAGTGGAAGATGTGGACTAAATTCTCATTTATATTGCTTTTCTCTCTGATTATGGCATTTGAAGAATCAATTTCGGCTCCGTTGACAGTAAAAATCAGCGGAGTCGTACTTGATGCTCGTTCCGGTGAGCCCGTGGTCTCTGCATATGTCCGAATAAAAGAATTGAAAAGCACTTGCTATACCAACGATTTCGGAGAATTCGAGGTGCTTGATGTCCCTATTGGGCATTACACTTTGATGATAGGAAGAATTGGCTATAAATCATTTGAAACTTTTATTATGGCAAATGGCGGAAGTCGCAATGTATTCGAGATTGTTCCGGCTGACATAAGCTCAGCGTCTATCGTCGTATCGAGCCATCGATATGTTTCGCCACTTGAGATTAGCAAAATTCAGCCCGATTTAGAAGCTAAGGAGCTACGAATTGCCACTGCAAATACTTTAGCCCAAACGCTATTGTCTATGCCCGGTATCGAAATCAGGAGTATGGGACCTGCTGTAGCTGCTCCGGTAATTCGCGGGCTCAATCCGGCTCGAATCACAGTACTCGAAAATGGCAGCCAAATTAACGATTTGTCCGCCACTTCTGCAGACCACGCTCAAGCAACGGAAACTTCGGGCATCGAAACTATTGAGTTTATTTCGGGGGCAAAAATGCTGACTAAAACGTCTTCTGCGTTCGGTAGTATTATCAATATCAAAAACAACAGAATCCCACTAATTATGCCTGCCGAAGCGATTTACGAAGGGAATGTGTTCCTCGAGAGTATGAACACGGGCTATAACATCGGCTTGCGAACAGATTTTCCACTCGCAGGATTGGCTTTTAATGCTATGGGGAATTTCCGAAATGCCGATAATTACAGCTCTGCCAACAAAACATTGGATAATACTGAGTTCCGCAATTATACTTTTTCGCTTGGCTCTGCTTATATTAAAGATGATTTTACAATCGGCGCTTCAGGTGATTATTATGCCAACGATTACGGTATTCCGGGCGGATTTGTCGGCGCTCATCCCAATGGAGTTAATATCGAATTATTTTCACGAAATTTTAGAGTATTTTCCGCATATCACGCTCACGAAAGCCTTTATGATATAATTACTTTAAATATTTTGCACTCCTTTTATAAGCATACAGAGTATGAGAGCAGCGGATTAATTGGTGCTCAATTTATTAAAAATGATAATAGAATTAATATTGATTTCGCAACTTTTGGCGATAGTTTTTTCGATAACGGTAATTACGGTTTTGAGTATAATTTCACAAATCGAAAAAGTGGGGGATATGTATTTACACCGAATACGGACAAACATAATTTTGCTGCATATATTCTCCGCGAACACGATTTCGATTTCATGTCATTTTCCTCATCTGTCAGATACGAATACACAAAGCTAATTCCCGAGGAAAGGATTGGCATAGACAAAGATTTGCTTATCGAGCGTACTTTTTCGGGCTTGAGTTTTGCACTTTCGACTTTATTCCCGATTACGGATGATTTAAAAGTAGGATTTACGATTTCAAATTCGAGACGTAGCCCGATGAGCGAGGAATTGTACTCTGCTGGTCCACATTTGGCAGCATATTCCTACGAAGTCGGCAATCCATATCTGGGAATCGAAAGCGGAATTGGCGCCGAATTTAATACTTTTTACAGTAAATCTTTTATTGATGTGAAAATTGGTGCATTTGCGTATGATTATGCTCATTATATTACTTTTAGACCGAGTGGTGATACCAATTGGGCACAATTCTTGCCAATTTACAAATCAGACGGTGTGAAAGCATTGCTTTATGGCGTTGATGCAGTCGTAAAGTTCAATTTCACCGACAAGATAAGTTTGAATAATGTGGCATCTTTTGTAAATGCTACAAACAAAAGCGACAATCAGCCATTGCCCTCAATGCCACCGTTTAAGTTTCATTCGGATTTGCGATGGAGCAATTCATCTCTAATCGCCGGTGTCCGCCTCGAAGTAGCATCTGCTCAAAATCGAATTGATTCATTCGAGCAAGCTACCGATGCCTATTGGATTGCAGGGCTTTATGCAGGGTATTCATTTGTGAGTTTGGGGTTCTTGCACGATTTATCGCTAAATATTGATAATATTTTCAATGCTGAATACGCAAATCACTTATCGAAAATTCGCACAATCATGCCCGAACCCGGCAGAAATTTTCGCTTGAATTACAAGTTTTATATTTAGAGAATGCTGCCTTACTCTATCGCAAAATCATCGAGCAATCTCAAAATGCCTTGCAACACTAAGTCTTGTTTCATAATTACATTTGGATACTCGGCGCTTAAATAGTGCGCCAAATGATGAGCATATCCGCCTGTGATATAAATCGGGCTTTCGATTACTGTGATTCCTTCTTTTAGTGTTAGTTTCAGCAATCGCTCAATCCCGCCAATTACCGAACTTATTACACCAATATTGACGGCTGCGGCAGTTGAAGTGCCGATACTGTCTGATTGGAAATTGATTTTAATTGCTTTCAATACGTTCGAGATATTTCCCAAAGCATGAAATTGTGTAAATACACCCGGGAAAATCGCTCCACCTCTGCATTTGCCTGTGTCGTCAATAACGTTGAATGTAACTGATGTGCCACAATCAACTGTTACAAGCGGTGGTTTGGAATTATCCAAAGCGCCAATCATCCCCAACAACCTATCCGAACCGATGCCGGATATATCGCGATAGTCCAAAATATTTTGCCGACTGAGCAACTCGACCGTGTTGATGCGGATAATTGAATTGTAGTCTTCAAGATATTTCAGAAGTTGGATTTCGATTGTAGTATTTACCGATGAATAGCCCACAATCGCATCGGGGGCGTCATCGAGAATTTTTTTGATTAGAGATTGCCAATTTGTGTCGTATTCGCTGGCGTAAAATTCGCCGTTACAAGCAATTTT
It includes:
- a CDS encoding CotH kinase family protein — translated: MKKSLLIVLIILFLSSVYGRTQVLFINEIMSSNNKFYFDEDGDDSDWIEIYNNSGEPVNLEGYCLSDKSKQLCRWSFPDTSIQAYHYLIVFASNKNRAEIGKELHTNFAIAKAGEDIFLSYGGEIVHMLPAKELETNTSYGLFPDGNSQSFVFVNPTPGEANFYQDSNEQLQFSHEGGIYENTFNLEIINPNPEKRIFYTTDGSTPTAESLLYESALVLDSSFHSQRNISQILITPPSEHQAPDISDVPKAIIIKAAYFDENGDMISDVTTHSYFFKSLGINHNSLPIISISADYDDLFDESIGILVPGVNWDSTNPFLSGNYMLRGDTWEREAYAEFYESNNQIGFKQKVGLRTHGTSTRRNPQKGLKIYARSKYGLSKFNYKLFDDRKTDIFNTLIFKPFTASWNFAGAEDYICNKIVAGLDVDGVASRPAILYLNGEYWGIYYISERIDEEYLETYHDIDPNNVDIIGDWQGTPNCGDNTDYLEMYEFVKNNDFSVYVNYNEISKLIDINNFIDYQIFQIYVANYDWPANNFRCWRSKTPGSKWRFAFYDGDACLMNYKLDMFERSTDTTTTHGPTHIGATLIFRKLMENEMFCNKFFARMEDVLNQFLYYQNTFVFYNIAYQFLEPEITTLINRFSISHHYVYWIYIMDVINEFLEKRSCTILEQVYSKYGIELDINGCVPISVDPGGGLDKNPGFSPNPSNGNFRVDFTPNFSGKYDFFLINLFGEKINLESRYLKKKLTYTNLYRVSLSPGIYYIVIQGDKEYRSGKIIIINY
- a CDS encoding TonB-dependent receptor produces the protein MWTKFSFILLFSLIMAFEESISAPLTVKISGVVLDARSGEPVVSAYVRIKELKSTCYTNDFGEFEVLDVPIGHYTLMIGRIGYKSFETFIMANGGSRNVFEIVPADISSASIVVSSHRYVSPLEISKIQPDLEAKELRIATANTLAQTLLSMPGIEIRSMGPAVAAPVIRGLNPARITVLENGSQINDLSATSADHAQATETSGIETIEFISGAKMLTKTSSAFGSIINIKNNRIPLIMPAEAIYEGNVFLESMNTGYNIGLRTDFPLAGLAFNAMGNFRNADNYSSANKTLDNTEFRNYTFSLGSAYIKDDFTIGASGDYYANDYGIPGGFVGAHPNGVNIELFSRNFRVFSAYHAHESLYDIITLNILHSFYKHTEYESSGLIGAQFIKNDNRINIDFATFGDSFFDNGNYGFEYNFTNRKSGGYVFTPNTDKHNFAAYILREHDFDFMSFSSSVRYEYTKLIPEERIGIDKDLLIERTFSGLSFALSTLFPITDDLKVGFTISNSRRSPMSEELYSAGPHLAAYSYEVGNPYLGIESGIGAEFNTFYSKSFIDVKIGAFAYDYAHYITFRPSGDTNWAQFLPIYKSDGVKALLYGVDAVVKFNFTDKISLNNVASFVNATNKSDNQPLPSMPPFKFHSDLRWSNSSLIAGVRLEVASAQNRIDSFEQATDAYWIAGLYAGYSFVSLGFLHDLSLNIDNIFNAEYANHLSKIRTIMPEPGRNFRLNYKFYI
- a CDS encoding SRPBCC family protein, with amino-acid sequence MKIYRLNRKQLIKHDINFVWDFFSNPTNLKEITPKDMGFIVTSELPTEVYAGLVITYKISPIAGLPVNWVTEITHLDRLNYFVDEQRFGPYKFWHHTHKFKLTDEGVIMEDTVYYGLPFGILGRIAHSIFVRKKLEQIFDYRFKVLENYFNSINS
- a CDS encoding potassium/proton antiporter, which encodes MTLSPENILLIGSILLFISIFASKTSGKFGIPSLLIFLIVGMLAGSEGIGNIHYDDPGVTQFLGALALAFIIFSGGLDTKYSSIRSIVSKGILLSTLGVIITAVVVGLFTHFVLGFPMYKAMLLGAIISSTDAAAVFSILRYKGVDLKYNLRPTLELESGSNDPMAYVLMLTIIKLITVPDLSMGDMFVFLIIQFTLGAAIGYVMGKMMITIINKIRLDSDGLYPVLLICLMVFTYAVTNYIGGNAFLAVYIAGIVLGNANFIYKKTLMKYFEGIAWLWQIILFLALGLLVFPSEVLPWIGTGVLISLVLIFVARPIAVFLSLTFTKSIFREKLFLSWVGLRGAVPIVFATYPLLLGIEYATEIFNIVFFIVIISILLQGTTLTWVAKLLGVQGESVKKKESPFSVELSENVVSEPLEYVIGETSKANGKKISDLHLPKSTLIVLIYRDGNYVTPRGSTIIHSGDILFIMTDELNAVPQLDACLKN
- the ubiE gene encoding bifunctional demethylmenaquinone methyltransferase/2-methoxy-6-polyprenyl-1,4-benzoquinol methylase UbiE, with the translated sequence MKTEKSEQIKKMFDEIAKKYDTANNILSFGRHRSWKKYFIKQLEPTPGNAILDVATGTGDLPFAFAKALKHDCSITGVDFSEEMIEVANSRNSFDCIEFKIGDATKLELPTETFDYVTMTFGIRNIPEIEKAIAEMTRVLKSGGKLGIMEFGTPDAGFYGVYKFYAKHIMPEIGKILTKHPDAYTYLPQTSLEFPYGKRFVEIMQTSPELKNINFTKLQFGVVYIYIAEKE
- a CDS encoding T9SS type A sorting domain-containing protein; translated protein: MFRLLLLIIFLCTVINSYAQWVRVEQLPQIYFTGIALNNETIFVAADTCIIFKSTDKGKNWQSINFDYNEAGASTIAYLNGKIYVGTNAHGVYVSTDKGNSWNNKGPSMMPVSGFSEFKGKIYCSTLGDGVFVESTSSWVRMNNELPTYSQQIYTMTSTPNNLLISAGSNGVWYRYDFEIGKWIEGYFYEGLSPGMEIWKMIYDNGSCYASARNRIFSSTNDGEKWVQDIVGTKNGTDRIMYAGKEHIYALTNSNMVGVWIQKRYKNLPAGSSWSNDEEFVSGIYAFDILEYDDMLFLATDRGLYIKHLSNTHVDYENSSQVEIFPNPTSDGFVQIRNSEIISKYEIFDLAGRIIHKENINDNELVLSLDLDSGLYYVSINCLNGQNFYIPLLVVKY
- a CDS encoding type III pantothenate kinase — encoded protein: MSTNRQLIAIDIGNSRIKIACNGEFYASEYDTNWQSLIKKILDDAPDAIVGYSSVNTTIEIQLLKYLEDYNSIIRINTVELLSRQNILDYRDISGIGSDRLLGMIGALDNSKPPLVTVDCGTSVTFNVIDDTGKCRGGAIFPGVFTQFHALGNISNVLKAIKINFQSDSIGTSTAAAVNIGVISSVIGGIERLLKLTLKEGITVIESPIYITGGYAHHLAHYLSAEYPNVIMKQDLVLQGILRLLDDFAIE